Proteins found in one Helicobacter sp. NHP19-003 genomic segment:
- a CDS encoding cupin domain-containing carboxymuconolactone decarboxylase family protein: protein MQEVHRQAEFQEFQGTSDKFSGKVRVQILFGPNKWRNFSGGIVHFSPKARSSWHTHPAGQTLLVTEGEIYTGTADGKVSVAHKGDVISCPPGVKHWHGAGPSMGGAHLALTGDKNGENVKWLEKVSDTEYNKAVSSIKPAKSAFNPFANSPLKSDPQMFHTFNHFAMQEAFKTSGLSVPEYSQILLASLVALGSVPPYTNALESTLPHIKPQALREILYQAIPYVGFAQVQGFLEATNRVFQDKGISLSPQKNIPQELRAQRGLAIQKEIFGQVIEDMNANAPKDEAHFYQFLSANCFGDYYAREGLDLRFRELLTFVYLLSLGGLESQLKAHVRGNFSIGNGRAKLIGVVTALTPVIGYPKALNALKAIDTATAGHKE from the coding sequence ATGCAAGAAGTGCATAGACAAGCGGAGTTTCAAGAGTTTCAAGGCACAAGCGACAAATTCAGCGGCAAGGTGCGTGTCCAAATCCTATTTGGACCGAACAAATGGCGCAACTTTAGTGGAGGGATCGTGCATTTTAGCCCCAAAGCTAGGAGTTCTTGGCACACGCACCCTGCAGGGCAAACTCTCTTAGTAACAGAGGGGGAGATCTACACAGGTACAGCCGATGGCAAGGTGAGCGTAGCGCATAAGGGTGATGTCATCTCTTGTCCGCCCGGCGTAAAACATTGGCACGGGGCAGGACCTAGCATGGGCGGAGCGCATTTAGCCCTAACAGGAGATAAAAATGGCGAAAATGTCAAATGGCTAGAAAAAGTCAGCGACACAGAGTACAACAAGGCGGTTAGCTCCATTAAGCCTGCCAAAAGTGCCTTTAACCCCTTTGCAAACAGCCCCCTAAAGAGCGATCCACAAATGTTTCACACCTTCAACCATTTCGCCATGCAGGAGGCTTTTAAGACTTCGGGCTTAAGCGTGCCTGAGTACAGCCAAATTTTATTAGCATCTCTAGTGGCTCTAGGCTCTGTGCCGCCTTACACCAATGCGCTAGAGAGCACCTTGCCGCACATAAAGCCCCAAGCCCTTAGAGAGATTTTATACCAAGCCATCCCCTATGTGGGTTTTGCACAAGTGCAGGGCTTTTTAGAGGCGACGAATCGAGTCTTTCAAGACAAGGGGATTAGCTTAAGCCCCCAAAAGAATATACCCCAAGAGTTGAGGGCGCAAAGGGGTTTGGCGATCCAAAAAGAGATTTTTGGGCAAGTGATCGAGGACATGAACGCTAACGCCCCCAAAGATGAGGCGCATTTTTACCAATTCTTGTCAGCAAATTGCTTTGGGGATTACTATGCTAGAGAGGGGCTGGATTTGCGCTTTAGAGAGTTGCTGACCTTTGTTTATTTACTCTCTTTAGGTGGGCTTGAGAGTCAGCTAAAAGCCCATGTTCGTGGCAATTTTAGCATAGGCAATGGGCGTGCTAAACTCATCGGCGTGGTTACAGCTTTGACCCCTGTGATCGGCTACCCCAAAGCCCTAAACGCCCTAAAAGCCATAGACACAGCCACAGCAGGGCACAAAGAATAA
- a CDS encoding DapH/DapD/GlmU-related protein translates to MKDIFERDLSGEMVSMDEPEFDNLYGVIQNAQKLIHKLNTQELSPEEIRALMAELTGKPFDATNTILPPFYVDFGRNINFGKHFFMNTACTFMDRGGIEIGDHVFIGPRVCLTTTNHDFNPYNRRTTFSKPIVIKDRVWICINATICPGVTIGQNSIIAAGAVVTKNVPLMSLWGAIRPKSLSI, encoded by the coding sequence ATGAAAGACATTTTTGAGCGGGATTTAAGTGGGGAGATGGTGAGTATGGACGAGCCCGAGTTTGACAATCTTTATGGCGTAATTCAAAATGCCCAAAAACTCATCCACAAACTCAACACGCAAGAGTTAAGCCCTGAAGAGATACGGGCTTTAATGGCAGAGCTTACCGGCAAGCCCTTTGATGCCACCAACACGATTTTACCGCCCTTTTATGTGGATTTTGGGCGCAATATCAACTTTGGCAAGCACTTTTTTATGAATACGGCTTGTACCTTTATGGATCGGGGAGGGATTGAGATCGGCGATCATGTCTTCATTGGCCCTAGGGTGTGCCTAACCACGACTAACCACGACTTCAACCCCTACAACAGACGCACGACCTTTAGCAAGCCCATTGTGATCAAAGATCGGGTGTGGATTTGCATCAACGCCACGATTTGTCCCGGGGTTACTATCGGGCAAAACTCCATCATCGCAGCGGGGGCGGTCGTTACTAAAAATGTTCCCCTAATGTCATTGTGGGGAGCAATCCGGCCAAAATCATTAAGTATATAG
- a CDS encoding NAD(P)H-dependent oxidoreductase: MSLLVILAHPNLAQSRVNKALKIALSSTSVVVSDLYALYPNFSIDIASEQDKLIKAKSLVFQFPMFWYSCPALLKQYFDDVLTYGFAYGSKGKALANKTFALAISLGAREGDFQGRFSLESVLTPFQAISHFIGTKYAKPFLTYDTGNLSDTALKAQAQAYQEWIKGLA, from the coding sequence ATGTCCCTTTTAGTCATCTTAGCCCATCCCAACTTAGCCCAATCACGGGTGAATAAAGCCCTTAAAATTGCCCTAAGCTCTACAAGTGTGGTGGTGAGCGATTTATACGCCTTATACCCAAACTTTAGCATTGACATTGCAAGCGAGCAGGATAAACTCATCAAGGCAAAAAGCCTTGTCTTTCAGTTCCCCATGTTTTGGTATTCTTGCCCTGCCTTGCTCAAGCAATACTTTGACGATGTGCTGACTTATGGCTTTGCCTACGGCTCTAAGGGCAAAGCCTTAGCAAACAAAACATTTGCCCTTGCCATTAGTTTAGGGGCGCGTGAGGGGGACTTTCAAGGCAGATTCAGTTTGGAAAGTGTCCTCACCCCCTTTCAAGCCATCAGCCACTTCATCGGCACTAAGTACGCCAAGCCCTTTTTGACCTATGACACCGGCAACTTGAGCGACACCGCCTTAAAAGCCCAAGCCCAAGCTTACCAAGAGTGGATCAAGGGGCTTGCATGA
- a CDS encoding alpha/beta hydrolase, with the protein MRSLILASALTLGVQAQPFQSTSRTPSHTQGDIYVSPKVNIQEVCFKNQYGLDTGAQLCTPKSMQKGKKYPAWIVGHPMGVLKKQVSQIYATKLIKRGFVAPSFDLNFWGQCAGTPRHAVLPDTHVEGFGATIDGRDTRNFINREKIVVVGVCTSGDFALAAAKINPCMKAITMVGMYAMDDTTRHGVRDSINKVQREAFLKETANERY; encoded by the coding sequence TTGCGATCCTTGATCCTAGCATCAGCCCTAACTTTAGGCGTGCAAGCCCAGCCCTTCCAAAGCACAAGCCGCACCCCAAGCCACACACAGGGGGATATTTATGTAAGCCCCAAGGTCAATATCCAAGAAGTGTGCTTTAAAAACCAGTATGGTTTGGATACGGGAGCGCAATTATGCACCCCAAAATCCATGCAAAAGGGTAAAAAATACCCTGCGTGGATTGTGGGACACCCCATGGGAGTGCTGAAAAAACAGGTGAGCCAAATTTACGCCACGAAGTTGATCAAAAGGGGCTTTGTTGCTCCAAGCTTTGATTTGAATTTTTGGGGGCAGTGTGCGGGCACTCCACGCCACGCTGTTTTGCCCGACACGCATGTGGAGGGCTTTGGCGCGACCATAGATGGTCGAGACACGAGAAATTTTATTAATCGAGAAAAAATCGTGGTTGTGGGGGTGTGCACGAGTGGAGACTTTGCTTTGGCAGCCGCTAAGATCAACCCATGCATGAAAGCCATCACTATGGTGGGCATGTATGCCATGGACGATACCACAAGACATGGGGTGCGTGATTCTATCAACAAGGTACAACGGGAAGCGTTCTTAAAAGAGACAGCCAATGAACGCTATTAA
- a CDS encoding zinc-binding dehydrogenase, whose product MGIAGFGGLGHMGLKYALAMGAEVSVIGRSNAKREMALSMGAKHYYSDVKDAKGANLDLIISTIPTPTTWQTTWMCLPMGVSFCHCGLAPKGQPHHPQCR is encoded by the coding sequence GTGGGCATCGCGGGCTTTGGCGGGTTGGGGCACATGGGCTTAAAATACGCTCTAGCGATGGGTGCAGAGGTGAGCGTGATCGGGCGCAGCAACGCCAAAAGGGAAATGGCACTTAGCATGGGCGCAAAACACTATTACAGCGATGTCAAAGACGCAAAAGGGGCAAATTTAGATCTCATCATCTCCACCATCCCCACCCCTACAACATGGCAGACTACTTGGATGTGCTTGCCTATGGGGGTGAGTTTTTGCCATTGTGGGCTTGCCCCCAAGGGACAACCCCATCACCCTCAGTGCCGCTAA
- a CDS encoding alcohol dehydrogenase catalytic domain-containing protein produces the protein MSARIEAKGFAIHSKDGKFAEHHFTRHALGEKDVLIDIHYCGICHSDIHSAYSEWHDGIYPMIPGHEIAGVVQEVGAQARKFKVGDKVGVGCFVNSCKECTPCHDHHEQFCKKAVFTYDCKDHFHNDEPHMGGYSNCIVVDEDYIIRVPHDAPLEKIAPCFVPASPLTRP, from the coding sequence ATGTCTGCACGCATCGAAGCTAAAGGTTTTGCGATTCATTCTAAAGACGGCAAATTTGCCGAGCACCACTTCACCCGCCACGCTTTAGGCGAAAAAGATGTTTTGATTGACATCCACTATTGCGGGATTTGCCACAGCGACATCCACTCTGCCTACAGCGAGTGGCATGATGGCATTTATCCCATGATCCCCGGACACGAAATTGCAGGGGTCGTTCAAGAAGTGGGCGCACAGGCGCGCAAATTCAAAGTCGGGGATAAAGTGGGCGTGGGTTGTTTTGTCAACTCTTGCAAAGAGTGCACCCCTTGCCACGATCACCACGAACAATTTTGCAAAAAAGCGGTGTTCACCTACGATTGCAAGGATCACTTCCACAACGATGAACCCCACATGGGGGGTTATTCAAATTGCATTGTGGTGGACGAAGACTACATCATCCGTGTCCCCCACGATGCCCCTCTAGAGAAAATCGCCCCCTGCTTTGTGCCGGCATCACCACTTACTCGCCCCTAA
- the rpsP gene encoding 30S ribosomal protein S16, with amino-acid sequence MTIVRLTRSGRKKKPFYRIVVTDSRKRRDGGWIESIGYYNPLTTPKVVQIDHARLDYWKSVGAKMSERVEKLSKQQA; translated from the coding sequence ATGACAATCGTACGACTTACCCGCAGTGGGCGCAAGAAAAAGCCCTTTTACCGCATTGTGGTTACAGATTCGCGCAAACGCCGCGATGGGGGCTGGATCGAATCTATCGGGTATTACAACCCCTTGACCACCCCCAAAGTGGTGCAGATCGACCACGCAAGGCTGGACTATTGGAAAAGCGTGGGGGCGAAAATGAGCGAGAGGGTGGAAAAACTCTCTAAACAACAAGCCTAA
- a CDS encoding KH domain-containing protein: MEIFVAEYCKKIVAYPQVLQVHVRLLEPGVKEVCIYANPLDMGRVIGKDGKMVSALKAFISGVKAKDGFSYKIVVVAAKNPYVL, translated from the coding sequence ATTGAAATTTTTGTCGCCGAGTACTGCAAAAAGATTGTGGCTTATCCGCAGGTCTTACAGGTGCATGTGCGCTTATTAGAGCCGGGGGTTAAGGAGGTTTGCATTTACGCCAACCCGCTAGACATGGGGCGGGTGATTGGCAAGGATGGCAAAATGGTGAGCGCGCTTAAAGCCTTCATCTCTGGGGTCAAGGCAAAGGACGGCTTTAGTTATAAAATCGTGGTCGTGGCTGCTAAAAACCCCTATGTGCTCTAA
- the rimM gene encoding ribosome maturation factor RimM (Essential for efficient processing of 16S rRNA), whose amino-acid sequence MCSNLLVVGLLGRAVGLRGGLKLNLQSNCLECLTSGACVQVSSPLKPAQTYTIHAYEPKSSLLFLEGVSTREQAQGLVGSTLSMSTEETLRLCNLQEGEFLAFQLMGLEVIEGGEVLGVVLGIESLAGVDYLQVQAPAKKFLIPYIPRYIVHTDLKNKRIATKDALGLLEES is encoded by the coding sequence ATGTGCTCTAATCTCTTGGTCGTGGGGCTGCTTGGGAGAGCTGTGGGCTTGAGGGGGGGTCTAAAACTAAACCTACAGAGCAATTGTTTGGAATGTTTAACTTCAGGTGCGTGCGTGCAGGTTTCTAGCCCCCTAAAACCCGCCCAAACCTACACGATCCACGCTTACGAACCTAAAAGTTCCCTGCTTTTCTTAGAAGGGGTCAGCACAAGAGAGCAAGCCCAAGGGCTAGTGGGCAGCACCTTAAGCATGAGCACAGAGGAAACGCTGAGGCTTTGTAACCTACAAGAGGGGGAGTTTTTGGCATTTCAGTTAATGGGGCTAGAGGTCATAGAGGGGGGCGAGGTGCTAGGGGTGGTGCTAGGGATAGAAAGTTTAGCCGGGGTGGATTATTTGCAGGTGCAAGCCCCCGCCAAAAAGTTTCTCATCCCCTATATCCCCCGCTACATTGTCCATACAGACTTAAAAAACAAGCGCATCGCCACTAAGGACGCTTTGGGGCTGTTGGAGGAAAGTTAA
- the trmD gene encoding tRNA (guanosine(37)-N1)-methyltransferase TrmD — MRFSVLSLFPNLLSFYFEDSILKRALAQGIFSLDLIDMRPFSPHKFKRADFPLVGGGAGQILDPYMVENALESLEKGHVLFLSPVGKPYTQQDAKRLSTYEHLILVCGRYDGFDERLIETHADEVFSVGDFVLTGGELPALCVCDSVARLLKGTLGNAGSLDNESFSHHLLEAPNFANTYNLAKKPSCTQLAPTSAYSKGNHARIEGIMHDLSIQRTKYFRPPLYCLDRSLQKFCQNNKKGSSK, encoded by the coding sequence ATGCGCTTTAGCGTCCTTAGCTTGTTTCCTAATCTCCTGTCTTTTTACTTTGAGGACTCCATTTTAAAAAGGGCCTTAGCGCAGGGCATTTTTAGCCTTGATTTAATAGACATGCGCCCCTTTTCGCCCCATAAGTTCAAAAGAGCGGACTTCCCCTTAGTGGGCGGGGGAGCTGGGCAAATCTTAGACCCCTACATGGTAGAAAACGCCCTAGAGAGCCTAGAGAAAGGGCATGTCCTTTTCTTAAGTCCCGTGGGTAAGCCCTACACCCAACAAGACGCTAAGAGATTATCCACCTACGAGCATTTGATCCTCGTCTGTGGGCGTTACGATGGCTTTGATGAACGATTGATCGAAACGCACGCCGATGAAGTCTTTAGCGTGGGCGACTTCGTGCTGACAGGCGGGGAGTTGCCCGCTTTATGTGTGTGCGACAGCGTGGCGCGGCTCTTAAAGGGGACTTTGGGCAACGCTGGCTCGCTAGACAATGAAAGTTTTAGCCACCATCTCTTAGAAGCCCCCAACTTTGCCAACACCTACAACCTAGCCAAAAAGCCCAGCTGTACGCAACTTGCGCCCACTTCAGCGTATTCAAAGGGTAACCATGCTAGAATAGAGGGGATTATGCACGATTTATCTATCCAGAGGACTAAATATTTTCGTCCCCCCCTTTATTGCTTAGATAGGTCTTTGCAGAAGTTCTGCCAAAACAACAAGAAAGGTTCATCCAAATGA
- the rplS gene encoding 50S ribosomal protein L19, translated as MKNRYLQSFEDAQIKAQPPRFKAGDTLRLGIRIQEGDKMRTQNFEGVCIALRGHGVGKTFCVRKIGANGVGVERIFPLYSASLASIEVLRVGRVRRAKLYYLRHRKGKATRIKEVRKFEKSKEA; from the coding sequence ATGAAAAACCGCTATTTGCAATCCTTTGAGGATGCCCAAATCAAGGCACAACCCCCTCGCTTTAAAGCTGGCGACACTTTGCGCCTAGGCATCCGCATTCAAGAGGGCGACAAAATGCGTACCCAAAACTTTGAGGGCGTTTGCATCGCTTTAAGGGGCCATGGGGTCGGCAAAACTTTTTGCGTCCGTAAAATCGGTGCAAATGGTGTGGGTGTGGAGCGGATTTTCCCCCTTTATTCGGCAAGTTTAGCGAGCATTGAGGTTTTAAGAGTGGGGCGGGTACGCCGTGCCAAGCTCTACTACTTGCGCCACAGAAAAGGCAAAGCCACCCGTATCAAAGAAGTGCGTAAGTTTGAAAAGAGCAAAGAGGCTTGA
- a CDS encoding mechanosensitive ion channel family protein, translated as MRLIILLFLVIFVGLGRAETHESGDLDLIDLHLLLKQINQLNQVITRYQKDPTKRTEVSLYSDQRNELMHTFALQLLNTRERIGINIEENEKQQQALQKALLKSSRNNDIYTYFTDTLQLKNLEVEADMYGFLKKIRTSTDFFSQEKDIKSISASYLIKLETYTTKTYTIPEHLEDVKKHELQAALDQYQIKLQTYTDVLRYIQKNPKEVLAKNIVFSINMQWVLERIAGAINHIFPNLNGLQNAKILLSLGLLVFLLALRQVVTALFVKALDYCVRFTRKSADINIQAKIRNSILSPISTFLLIYSFDISIDILYYPHPAPAKFDMYLGVIYILLVAWLVMALFKAYGAVILATLASKKSGFRKEVINLVLKIAYFFIFVLTILGVLKQLGFNISTIIASLGIGGLAVALAVKDMLANFFASVILLLDNSFNQGDWIVCGDVEGLVVEMGLRRTTIRGWDNALFFVPNSELAGKFVRNWSRRKMGRRIKMIVGLTYSSSREALQKCVLGIRNMLLEHPRIAKGDDLDNIAKQQLSEHHEYLMDRQNIVSVNDLMGYKADLFVHVDSFGDSSINIFIYCFSKSIAWEEWLATKEDVILKIMQVVEECGLSFAFPSQSVYIESMPHQS; from the coding sequence ATGCGTTTGATCATTTTACTTTTTTTGGTTATTTTCGTGGGTTTGGGGCGGGCTGAGACGCATGAAAGTGGGGATTTAGACTTAATTGACTTGCATTTATTGCTCAAGCAGATCAACCAATTAAACCAGGTCATCACCCGCTATCAAAAAGACCCCACTAAGCGTACCGAAGTTTCTTTATACAGCGATCAAAGAAATGAGTTGATGCACACTTTCGCCTTGCAACTTTTAAACACCCGGGAGCGGATTGGCATCAATATTGAGGAAAACGAAAAACAGCAGCAGGCTTTGCAAAAGGCACTTTTAAAAAGCAGCAGGAATAACGACATTTACACTTACTTTACAGACACGCTCCAGCTTAAAAACCTAGAAGTCGAGGCGGACATGTACGGCTTTTTAAAAAAAATCCGCACCTCCACTGACTTTTTTAGTCAAGAAAAAGACATTAAATCCATCAGCGCCTCTTATTTAATTAAGTTGGAAACTTACACAACTAAAACCTACACCATCCCAGAGCACTTAGAAGATGTCAAAAAACACGAGTTGCAAGCTGCCCTAGATCAATACCAAATCAAATTACAAACCTACACCGATGTATTGCGCTATATCCAAAAGAATCCCAAGGAAGTTTTGGCCAAAAATATTGTTTTCAGCATCAACATGCAATGGGTTTTAGAGCGTATCGCCGGGGCCATCAACCATATTTTTCCTAACCTGAATGGCTTGCAAAACGCCAAAATCTTGCTCTCTTTGGGGCTTTTGGTGTTTCTGCTGGCTTTGCGCCAAGTTGTCACCGCCCTCTTTGTCAAAGCTCTCGATTATTGTGTGCGTTTTACCCGCAAAAGTGCCGACATCAATATCCAAGCAAAAATCCGCAACAGCATTTTGTCCCCCATCTCCACTTTTTTACTCATTTACAGCTTTGACATTTCTATAGACATCCTCTACTACCCCCACCCCGCCCCTGCTAAATTTGACATGTATTTGGGCGTGATTTACATTTTGCTCGTGGCGTGGTTGGTGATGGCGCTGTTTAAAGCCTATGGAGCAGTAATCTTAGCCACTTTGGCTTCCAAGAAAAGTGGCTTCCGCAAAGAAGTCATCAACTTAGTTTTAAAGATCGCCTACTTCTTTATTTTTGTTCTCACCATTTTAGGGGTGCTCAAACAATTAGGTTTTAACATTTCAACCATCATTGCCTCTCTAGGCATTGGAGGCTTGGCGGTGGCTTTGGCGGTTAAAGACATGTTGGCTAATTTCTTTGCCTCTGTGATCTTGCTCTTAGACAATTCTTTTAATCAGGGCGACTGGATTGTATGCGGCGATGTAGAGGGTCTTGTGGTGGAGATGGGGCTTAGACGCACCACCATCCGTGGGTGGGACAACGCCCTTTTCTTTGTGCCCAACTCCGAATTGGCCGGCAAATTTGTGCGCAATTGGAGTCGCCGTAAAATGGGACGGCGCATTAAAATGATTGTGGGGCTCACTTATAGTTCTTCACGAGAAGCCTTACAAAAATGTGTTTTGGGGATTAGAAACATGCTTTTAGAACACCCCCGCATTGCTAAGGGCGATGATTTAGACAACATCGCCAAACAACAACTTAGCGAACACCACGAATACCTCATGGACCGCCAAAACATCGTCTCTGTCAATGATCTCATGGGCTATAAGGCGGATCTGTTTGTACATGTGGATAGTTTTGGGGACAGCTCCATTAATATTTTCATTTATTGCTTTTCTAAAAGCATTGCCTGGGAGGAGTGGCTCGCAACTAAGGAAGATGTCATCCTTAAAATCATGCAAGTCGTGGAAGAGTGTGGGCTGAGCTTTGCCTTCCCTTCTCAAAGTGTTTATATCGAGAGCATGCCACACCAATCTTAA
- the murD gene encoding UDP-N-acetylmuramoyl-L-alanine--D-glutamate ligase — protein sequence MISLLGYGQTNKAFATYLHRKNIPYCVYDDHVLTPSLDTNQQKWLPSKMFNPYASKLELVSPGIPFNHPLVVASKHLCSEYDYIKRLWESNRKEPLPTTIFISGTNGKTTTTEMLGLLFKGAQVGGNIGTPLIQLYTQSLEKNPPYTWVLETSSFTLHYTNHLSPQVYILLPLAEDHLSWHGSYDNYVVAKLKPLSLMGAHTHAFIHTALKDHPLVQATKAQVIFYENSQNLASKMGLDISKLRFKEPFLLDALLALSAAKLHTGVVDYDLLNSYVIQPHRIEVFTDKKGYTWVDDSKATNVDATLKALERFQDNYIHLILGGDTKGVDLKPLFETLTHLQAEVYAIGVSAHAIVQMAQEHKIPAHLCRKIEVAVQEIKKNLKQGDVGMLSPSAASLDQFASYKHRGVAFKECVLE from the coding sequence ATGATCTCTTTACTTGGATATGGACAAACCAACAAGGCTTTTGCCACCTATTTGCACCGCAAGAACATCCCTTATTGCGTCTACGATGACCATGTGCTCACCCCCTCTTTAGACACAAACCAGCAAAAATGGTTGCCCTCTAAGATGTTTAACCCCTACGCCTCTAAGCTGGAATTGGTGAGCCCAGGCATCCCCTTTAACCACCCCCTAGTGGTCGCTAGCAAACACCTTTGCAGCGAATACGACTACATCAAGCGGCTGTGGGAGAGCAACCGCAAAGAACCCCTGCCGACCACGATTTTTATCAGTGGTACCAATGGCAAAACCACCACCACAGAAATGTTAGGTCTGTTGTTTAAGGGGGCACAAGTGGGGGGCAATATCGGCACGCCCTTAATCCAACTCTACACCCAAAGTTTAGAAAAAAACCCCCCCTACACTTGGGTTCTGGAAACAAGTTCGTTCACCTTGCACTATACCAACCACTTGAGCCCCCAAGTTTACATCTTGTTGCCCCTAGCCGAGGACCATTTAAGTTGGCATGGCAGTTATGACAACTATGTCGTGGCGAAGTTAAAGCCCCTAAGTTTAATGGGTGCACACACCCACGCTTTCATCCACACCGCCCTCAAAGACCACCCCCTCGTGCAGGCCACAAAGGCACAAGTCATCTTTTACGAAAACTCCCAAAACCTAGCCTCAAAAATGGGGCTCGACATCTCTAAGTTGCGCTTTAAAGAACCCTTCTTGCTGGACGCGCTCTTGGCCTTGAGTGCGGCGAAGTTACACACCGGTGTGGTTGACTACGACCTGCTCAACAGCTATGTGATCCAGCCCCACCGCATTGAAGTTTTTACAGACAAAAAAGGCTATACATGGGTGGATGACAGCAAGGCGACGAATGTGGACGCAACCTTGAAAGCCCTAGAGCGTTTTCAAGACAACTACATACATTTGATCTTAGGTGGAGACACAAAGGGTGTGGACTTGAAGCCCTTGTTTGAAACCCTCACACACCTACAAGCCGAAGTGTATGCGATCGGGGTGAGTGCGCATGCAATCGTGCAAATGGCGCAGGAGCATAAAATCCCCGCCCACTTGTGCCGCAAAATTGAAGTGGCCGTGCAAGAGATCAAGAAAAATTTAAAACAGGGTGATGTGGGCATGCTTTCGCCCAGCGCGGCAAGTTTGGACCAATTTGCCTCTTACAAACACCGAGGGGTGGCTTTTAAAGAATGTGTTTTGGAGTAA
- the mraY gene encoding phospho-N-acetylmuramoyl-pentapeptide-transferase: MLYYLYPLLHINLFQYITFRSGLAFFLSFFGCVLVMPKFIAWAKAKKANQPISVYIPHQNKKDTPTMGGVVFIATTLAASLLSARLDNLFVLLGLVTLVGFGLIGMQDDYTKISRKSNAGVTSRYKFGMLALLSFLIVLALAGLMQVKNLYFPFLKHPIFSFEGHAFLLIGFWMLVFLSTSNAVNLTDGLDGLATVPSICVLVSLSVFIYVVGNAEFSKYLLYPKVSHSGEVMVVAMALVGALLGFLWFNSFPAEVFMGDSGSLSIGGFIAYMAIITNNEILLVLMGSVFVLEAGSVILQVTSYKTRKKRIFRMAPLHHHFESKGWPENKIILRFWIIALLSNIVALLSLKVR, encoded by the coding sequence ATGCTCTACTACCTCTACCCCCTCCTGCACATCAACTTGTTTCAATATATCACTTTCCGCTCGGGGCTAGCGTTTTTCTTGAGTTTCTTTGGCTGTGTTTTGGTGATGCCCAAATTCATTGCATGGGCTAAGGCAAAGAAGGCAAACCAACCCATCTCGGTTTATATTCCCCACCAAAACAAGAAAGACACCCCCACCATGGGCGGGGTGGTCTTCATCGCCACGACCTTAGCCGCCTCCCTCTTAAGCGCTAGACTAGACAATCTCTTTGTACTCTTAGGGCTAGTTACCCTCGTGGGCTTTGGGCTCATCGGGATGCAAGACGATTACACCAAAATCAGCCGCAAGAGTAACGCCGGCGTTACTTCGCGCTATAAATTTGGCATGCTCGCCCTGCTCTCTTTTTTGATCGTCCTAGCCTTAGCAGGGCTTATGCAAGTTAAAAACCTTTACTTCCCTTTTTTAAAACACCCCATTTTCTCTTTCGAAGGACACGCCTTTTTATTGATTGGTTTTTGGATGCTTGTGTTCCTCTCCACTTCTAACGCCGTGAATTTGACAGACGGGTTAGATGGGCTGGCAACCGTGCCTAGCATTTGTGTGCTTGTAAGCCTGAGTGTGTTCATTTATGTCGTGGGCAATGCTGAGTTTAGCAAATACTTACTTTATCCAAAGGTGAGCCACAGCGGGGAGGTCATGGTCGTGGCAATGGCGTTGGTGGGTGCGCTTTTGGGGTTTTTGTGGTTCAATTCTTTTCCGGCTGAGGTGTTTATGGGGGATAGTGGGAGTCTTAGCATCGGGGGCTTCATCGCCTACATGGCGATCATCACAAATAATGAGATTCTACTCGTTTTGATGGGCTCTGTGTTTGTGCTTGAGGCCGGGTCGGTGATCTTGCAAGTAACAAGCTACAAAACCCGCAAAAAGCGCATTTTTCGCATGGCACCCCTGCACCACCATTTTGAATCTAAAGGTTGGCCAGAGAATAAAATCATCTTGCGTTTTTGGATCATTGCGCTTTTGAGTAATATTGTGGCTTTACTCAGTCTAAAAGTACGCTAG